The sequence below is a genomic window from Sphingobacterium sp. ML3W.
TTGCTTTCAGATAATGCTTTTCAGCAAAGGTATTTTCATATTCCGCATAGATATTGATTGCTGTATAACGATCCTTTGAGTTGCTTTCCGAAACCCAAGGCACACGGTTATGTGGATAAGGTCCTACAAGATAAGCATTGGCAGGATTCGTAGGATCCATACCTGCCGGGACAGCACCATACTCATCAAAAGACTTGATATTGATCTTATTGTTATAATTATAACTGTTCCAGGTCATATCCCCTATTACCCTAAAGTTTTTAAGCGGGTGTAGGTTAAATCCGCCCGTCAACCAGACATCATCAGATTGGTAGGTTTCACGTCCGTTATACTCATTCATAGCAAAAGGATTGGTCGTATTACCTTGACCGGAATAATGACCATCCGGATGTCTAATCGGGATATTAGGTCTTAAATCTGTCGCAATACGGTCTCCATAGATACCTTCAATAGCAGCAGATCGTGCCGGTTTGTTATCTTCTTTACGGTTTAAGCGAAACTTAGCGTTCAAATCCAACCAAGAGGTTACTTTAGTCTCCAGTCCCATATTGGCATTATAGCGCTTGTATTTTTGATTGGCCGCTTTAAACAAACCTCCTTGATTTAAATAACCCAACGAAGTGTGGTATTTTATTTTCTCACTACCACCAGTCAATCCCAAATTGTGTTCGTTCATCGGGGCCCATCCAGGAAACATCTCCTCCCACCAATCGGTGTTGCCCACATAACGGTAGCGCGTAGGATTACTTGGATCAATGTATACGGCATTTTCAGGAATTGGGTTGGCCATATATGCTTTCATTTTTTCAATATCGGTATCCGTCCAAACTTCCGATCCACGAGCACCTCCCGAAAGGTTACCACTCAGATCCGCATATTTATACATATCGACATACTCCAATGAATTGACCGTCTTTGGAATAGTCGTAGGTCTTGAAAAACCTTGATTAAATGAATAATTAACACGTGTACCTGTATCATACTTCCCATTCTTGGTTGTGATCAAGACAACACCATATGCAGCACGTGCGCCATATATGGCTGCAGCAGCCGCATCTTTCAAGACAGTTACGTTCTCCACATCTTGAGGATTAAGCTGATTCGGATCCATCTGTACGCCATCTACCAAGATGAGTGGTCCACCCCCATTTAAGGAAGTATATCCTCTGATATTAAAACTTGCCCCTTCGCCTGGTCGACCATTAGAGAGGCCTATATTCAGATTGGGTACCGCTCCTTGTAAACCGGCACCGAGGTTCGTAACCATACGATTTTCAAGTACCTCTGATCCCACTGAACTGACCGCACCTGTTAAATTTACTTTTTTCTGTGTACCGTAACCAACGACGACCACTTCGTCCAATGCATCAACCTTCTCGACCATCGTGATCGTGTAGTTGTTATTTGACCCTACCGTCAATGTTTGCGGCTCAAAACCTATCAATTCCACCGTCAATACAGTCCCTACTTGAGCCGTTACCTGAAATTCACCATTCTGGTCAGTCGACATACTGCTCCCATTCTTGACCTTAATGGTCGCTCCCGCTAGTGCCCGACCTTTGCTATCGGTTACTTTTCCTGCTATACTTTTTTGTACTTCGGCAGCGCTGTTCATTTTTACCTTAGACAAAGAGGTTGCACGTTTAATAACAACAGCATTTTGTTCTATCACAAAGGAAAGTGATAGCGGTGTCAATATACTGGATAACCCCTTTTCTAGCGCTACTTTATCCAGGTTAACCTCCGCTACTCGAAGTGTGCCGATTACCCCGGCCTCACTGATCACATCGTATTTTGTTTGTTTCTTGATTTCTTTTAATATATCCGTAAGCTTCGCATTTTTTCCTTTCAAGGTCAGCAGCTGCGCATAGGTATAGGCATGAGCCTGACTCAAAGCCATGACCATGAATAATGCAATGAGTTTCATCACAATAAAAAATTTAAGGCAGGAAGAATATCTAGGATAGTCTCCCTTATCATAATTAGGTGTTAATTTCATTATATTTGATTTGTAATTAGGTTTACATTGGTCATACTTAATGGGTTGTTCAATGTAGCATATTGCATTTCGGCTAGGGCAGCCTTCAACCTGCCTTAGCTTATTATTTATATGCCAGAAAGTAACGTAATTATTTTGGCACCATATACACCCTCCTTCCTTCAATGCTATAAGCAATATGATCATTGGTCAGTTGAACCAATCTCAAGACTTTATCAATCTGCTCCGATTTAGAGATCGATCCCCATATCTGAATGGCGGCAATCTCTGGATCTACCTCCACCTGTACATCATACCAGCGCCCAACCCGAAGCATGACTTGATCCAGCCTTTCATTATTGAATATAAAATCACCATTTTTCCAGGCGATACTTTCTTCCGGATTAAAACGCTCTATCTCGACCGACTTCGGGCCATTCAAGGTCTGCTGACCCGGACTAAGCACGGTATTATAGTTCCCTTGTTTTGCGGAAACTGCTACTCTTCCCTCTAAGAGCGATACTTTAGAAATGGGCTCATCCAGGTAAGCATTCACATTAAAATGCGTCCCCAAGACCTTGATTTCTTCTTTATGAGTCTTGACGACAAAAGGTTTATGGGCATCCTTGGCAACCTCAAAATAAGCTTCACCTTGCAACTCCACAATACGTTCCTTTCCGATAAAAGCAATCGGAAACTTCACCTTTGAGGCCGCATTGAGCCAAATACGTGTTCCATCACTGAGTTTGATTTTATATTGACCACCATTGGGTGTCGCGACACTGCTTTCAATAATGTGATTAGGGTCCAATGATTCTTTTGAACGGAGTACATAATTGATCTCCCCTTCTTTTGTTTTGACGATTTCGACCCCGCTTCTACTCAAAAGAACACCATCTGCTAGCTCATCAAGATTATAAGCTAACTCATCACCCAGCTGTAGATTACCTTTATCCGATCCAGGCACAATGACACTAGCTTGGATATGACCTAGAGCTGGCTGACTACTTTTTCGTGTGTAAATGAAAGCCCCTATGCCGACAATAAGAAGAATAGAAGCTGCCCAATAAAACATTTTCTTAAAAGGAGTACTTCGGGGCAATGCAACCGGATGATTCATCCCTGTATTCTTTTGAATATCAAAATATAGGTCAGACTCCAATGAATCCAGCTTTTCGGCAGAAAAATCGGTTACAATATGGTCTTCATAGGATGAGTACCAGGTATCAAATTCTATTCTTTCCTCCTCGGAAATGGTACCAGCCAGCCATTTGTCGGCCAAATACTTCAATCGTTCGGATTTCGGTTTATACGTCATAATTCTAGGGGTCTATAATAATAAGCCCTTTGAAGCTGAGATATCCCTTAGTCCAATCTTAAAAAAATTTAAAATAACAGACCAAATGTAGAATGGTCATCATATTTAAATCGTTACGAATATGTTTTCTAGCTTTCGAAAGATGGGCCTCGACCGTTTTTTCAGAGATATCAAGTTCTTTCGCAATTTCTTTTTGACTATATTCCTTCTCAACACGCAAGCGAAATACAAGCTGACATTTTTCTGGGAGCAAACGAACGGACTGTTCCAATGATTCCATGAGTTCTTTCGTCTCGAGATAGTCAATAGTCGAATTATCGTGCTCGGACATCTCCAATAGGATCAGCTCACGATGATGATCTAAATGTCCTTGTTTAGCTATAAATTTGAGCACTTCATATTTAGTAGCGGTTGCAAAGTAGACCGCAAAATTTTTAGTCAATTCAAAAAATGGACCTTTACGCCACAGATTCAAAAAAATATTCTGAACGATCTCATACCCATCATCTTCACTTCCCAGTCGATTTTTAGCAACTAAGAATATACCCCGCCAATGACGCTTGTAGATTTCATTAAAAGCATGTTGATCCCCGTTTCGTAACAGCAGAACAAGTTGTTCTTCAGATAAAGATGTAAAATCAATCATAGGATTAGGTTAATTACGAATTGGATTCCTATAAATGTAAGCGTTCTTATAGCAAAAAACAAGGTGCCTTTTTTGGTAGACCTGCTATTGCCCACATATCATTTGCGGTTTCGAAAAACCACACCTAAACGTATCACAAGTCAGGAAGTCCCAAATAGCATTCAAATAAATAGCATAACCTTTTCCCTTGGCAGCTAAATAAGACACCCGAGCATACTCTGCTCGAACAGCATGAGCAGGTTCATGCGGTCATGGAAAATCAAACCTATAAATACTCGATATCGAGGAGGTTAAATGGCAAAACTGCCACGAATTATGTAAACCAGCTATTAATTTTCCATCGAATTACCTAAGTAAAACCAACTTGCTTCCTGAACACGTTTTACCTTAGTCAGCTCAAAAATCAGGTCCTCAATCTTCCCATCATTTTTACCCACTGTCGACAGCTTCACATTTAGGATGACGATATTCGTGTTTTCTACAGACACATTGCGCAAAACAGATCGGAGTAAATAAGTATCTGTATTTTCAATTTGATTCACAATATGACCACGAATACCCGTTTCATCTTCGATTTTACAAGCAACTTTGATTAAATAAAAAGCTTCTTGTACTTTTCTGCTCTTATAGGATTTTAATGCTCCCAACCAATCACTGAAGGGGCCCATAGCAATATGGGTAAACAAGATAGCACCCGTCACAATACTCGCCTCGACATAAAATGCCATACCGCATAATGTCCCGACAGCTGCTGAACACCAAATTGTAGCTGCAGTATTAAGACCACGTATCGTCAAGCCATCTTTCATGATGACACCTGCACCGAGAAAACCGATACCTGTCACAATCTGTGCTGCAATACGTCCTGGATCGCCACCATTGGAGCCATATAAATAGACTGACAATAGCATGTATGCTGCTGCACCTATGGAAACAAGTGCGTTGGTGCGAAGCCCTGCGCTCTTGTCGCGCCACTGACGCTCTGCTCCTATGGATAGTCCTAATCCAAATGCTATTGCTATACGGGTAACAAAATCTATGGTATCCAAATAACCAGTTTGAACAATTAAAAATTGAATATTCATGCTTACGAATTATAGCGCTAAAGTTAGCCTTTACATCTTAAATACTATACTTAATAACAATCAAATCCAGAATATATGGCCAGAAATAAAAACATTTGAAATTTTGTACAACACGATTTACCTCCCAAAATCGATGTGAATTTGTTTCTAATATTTTTTTCAACTCAGCTGTTCAACTGCTTAGAAAACCGTAATCTTTCATAAGGTAGCAAGCAGGATCTTAATTATCTTTTTACATAAGTGCATGATGTTGCTTTCAAAATTTAGTTTTACTCATTCATCCTTTTTCTATAATAAATAACTTCACCGGTCTCTGTTAACCCCTGTATAGTTAACCACACACCTTTATTGCTACTATTATTGTAGAAGATCAACTCTTTGGATGCTATTATTCAGTTTATTTTTTACTAAAAATGTATAAAAAAAGCCGACTGGACATCCAATCGGCTTTTCTATGTTTAAATAATATTTATAATTTTTCTATTTCTTGCAGCTTCTCAACGTGCCGCTTAATCTCGCCTAAATGACTTGGTTTTACTTGTTGAAAAGATTCAAATCTACTAGATCCTAATCTGGTAATTTTACTTTACCAATAAACGGATATTCATCTACCGTTTCAATAGCTTCCGAGATAGGATAACACAATTGAAAGGTATCATTAAGCTCTTCCGAAAATTGAAATAATTTTTCTTTTTTTACTTTCTCAAAAATCCAAACTGGCTCTAAAGGATTAGAATTGTACTTCGTAATTATTGCAGTATACCCATTTTTCTGAGCCTCAACAAGTCTCTGTTTTGTAATATTTGCTAATTCCATATCACACTAATATACAAAAAAGAAATTTAAGCATACTTCTGTTCCGCTCAAAAGAAGTGTTATACCGCCGTAGAAATAACCACAATATCCCTATCAATGTAGCTTTACTCCATTAATCCGGCAATTATAACCGTAAAGAAACAGACTATTCCTCTTGTAACAAAAGGCCCGTATGTCTTTAACATACGGGCCTTTTCATCATGATGTGTAAAACGGAGATCTATGATCCAATCATCCCATATTACTTGATAACTTTTACCTGCACACTCTTGACCTCTACATCTTTCGCTGACTTAAATGTCAATACATCAAAAGACTGATCAATGA
It includes:
- a CDS encoding RNA polymerase sigma factor, with amino-acid sequence MIDFTSLSEEQLVLLLRNGDQHAFNEIYKRHWRGIFLVAKNRLGSEDDGYEIVQNIFLNLWRKGPFFELTKNFAVYFATATKYEVLKFIAKQGHLDHHRELILLEMSEHDNSTIDYLETKELMESLEQSVRLLPEKCQLVFRLRVEKEYSQKEIAKELDISEKTVEAHLSKARKHIRNDLNMMTILHLVCYFKFF
- a CDS encoding MgtC/SapB family protein, which gives rise to MNIQFLIVQTGYLDTIDFVTRIAIAFGLGLSIGAERQWRDKSAGLRTNALVSIGAAAYMLLSVYLYGSNGGDPGRIAAQIVTGIGFLGAGVIMKDGLTIRGLNTAATIWCSAAVGTLCGMAFYVEASIVTGAILFTHIAMGPFSDWLGALKSYKSRKVQEAFYLIKVACKIEDETGIRGHIVNQIENTDTYLLRSVLRNVSVENTNIVILNVKLSTVGKNDGKIEDLIFELTKVKRVQEASWFYLGNSMEN
- a CDS encoding SusC/RagA family TonB-linked outer membrane protein, encoding MKLTPNYDKGDYPRYSSCLKFFIVMKLIALFMVMALSQAHAYTYAQLLTLKGKNAKLTDILKEIKKQTKYDVISEAGVIGTLRVAEVNLDKVALEKGLSSILTPLSLSFVIEQNAVVIKRATSLSKVKMNSAAEVQKSIAGKVTDSKGRALAGATIKVKNGSSMSTDQNGEFQVTAQVGTVLTVELIGFEPQTLTVGSNNNYTITMVEKVDALDEVVVVGYGTQKKVNLTGAVSSVGSEVLENRMVTNLGAGLQGAVPNLNIGLSNGRPGEGASFNIRGYTSLNGGGPLILVDGVQMDPNQLNPQDVENVTVLKDAAAAAIYGARAAYGVVLITTKNGKYDTGTRVNYSFNQGFSRPTTIPKTVNSLEYVDMYKYADLSGNLSGGARGSEVWTDTDIEKMKAYMANPIPENAVYIDPSNPTRYRYVGNTDWWEEMFPGWAPMNEHNLGLTGGSEKIKYHTSLGYLNQGGLFKAANQKYKRYNANMGLETKVTSWLDLNAKFRLNRKEDNKPARSAAIEGIYGDRIATDLRPNIPIRHPDGHYSGQGNTTNPFAMNEYNGRETYQSDDVWLTGGFNLHPLKNFRVIGDMTWNSYNYNNKINIKSFDEYGAVPAGMDPTNPANAYLVGPYPHNRVPWVSESNSKDRYTAINIYAEYENTFAEKHYLKAMAGYNREEKIYSSFSARAKNLLNQDFPYLNLNNDDKPIVSSVPLDWALLGQFFRVNYIYDNRYLIEINGRHDGSSRFAADKRYVFSPSASVAWRLSNEEFLSFLKPTFNDLKIRASYGTLPNQSIDLNSNPTNGTLYPYIATMPYGTTNYIFGNATQSYITAPGLVSQLFTWEKVTSKNIGLDFALLDNKLSGSFDLYSRDTRDMLVGGQPLPAILGVGAPNRNAADLKTTGWEFEVKYNNKINDFNYFVSFNMSDNKAKITKYDLNPTGELTSHYVGEQIDEIWGYTSNGLYQSDAEANDGLNKERLFSGTWLGGDVRFEDVNGDKKIDNGSNTLSNSGDMRIIGNKTARYSYGMRLGGDYKNFDLSVFLQGVGRRDAVVGGTYFYAFGGGEWDVPTKNQMDYWTPENQDAYFPRLRFGGNGNTQNSTRYLQDASYMRIKNITIGYSVPSLILKRAKIEKIRLFFSGENLFTFTKIFDNFDPEQLDRTAYPLSKNISFGAQITF
- a CDS encoding FecR family protein, with translation MTYKPKSERLKYLADKWLAGTISEEERIEFDTWYSSYEDHIVTDFSAEKLDSLESDLYFDIQKNTGMNHPVALPRSTPFKKMFYWAASILLIVGIGAFIYTRKSSQPALGHIQASVIVPGSDKGNLQLGDELAYNLDELADGVLLSRSGVEIVKTKEGEINYVLRSKESLDPNHIIESSVATPNGGQYKIKLSDGTRIWLNAASKVKFPIAFIGKERIVELQGEAYFEVAKDAHKPFVVKTHKEEIKVLGTHFNVNAYLDEPISKVSLLEGRVAVSAKQGNYNTVLSPGQQTLNGPKSVEIERFNPEESIAWKNGDFIFNNERLDQVMLRVGRWYDVQVEVDPEIAAIQIWGSISKSEQIDKVLRLVQLTNDHIAYSIEGRRVYMVPK